Part of the Primulina huaijiensis isolate GDHJ02 chromosome 15, ASM1229523v2, whole genome shotgun sequence genome is shown below.
aataattagttaatgaaatatatgaatTAACGAAATCATCAGCTTTCACTTGGCAGGCTGTAGCAAAAGTAACTAACAAAGTATGGAACAAAGGAACGTATTTGAAAGAGAAACATAAAACTTAACACGATAGATTCATCATTGTCAGCAGTTTTCCACGCCAAATTCCAGCACATATGGTTAAGAACAAATATTTAGAAAATTACACTATCCCAGGGACGTGAGGCTTTAGAAGGATCAGCGTTCCTCTGAGACAGTGCTCTGCAGGCAACAAAGCCTCCCAATCCTGCACCAAAGTTTATGATCAAGAAACTGAAGAAACAAGAGTTTGAAAAATGCAAATCAAAAGAACGTTACCGATTGGTATTATTGCCGCATCTGAACCACCACAAAGCATCATGTCCTGTAAAAGAACAAGTATCAGCAAACAGCTGGAGCATTTATGAGTGATATTTTTTTAGCTGATCCTCCAAGAATGCAAACAGAATAAGAAGCTTCATTTTCAAAGCTTGAAAAAACCCAAATAGACTTACAGCTTCACCCCGGATGATGTGATTAGCAGCATTCAGTATGCAGAAATTGCTTGTTGCACAGGCAGTGGATATTGAGTAGTTAGGGCCCATCCATCCCTGAAATACATAGTAAATCAGGCTTAGATTACCAGAATACACATCACTTGCTGAACTTGCAATTGTagtaaaaaggaaaaaaaactcgTTTAACCAGATCCATAGCGAGCATGGCAGAACCCATGTTTGTGGTTGCAAAAGGTACACAAAATGGATTCATCTTCCTGTATGAGATCCGCAAAGCTTCAATCGCATCATTAAAAACCTGCCCGATACAAAAAGGAACAACGAAGATAGTATGTTGGAGTCGAGAgccataattttcttgattacattaaaacaattaaaaaatgtaTTGCATATTTCCGAGTATATAGAATCATATAGTGCATGCTTCAACCCACTGTAAGACTTCCAACATAAACCAGATATGATCTAGGTGATCGCAACAAAACAATCTCATATAAATTCAAGGCATACGAACTGTTACGCATGGATTGGAAAcaaatttcaaaagaaaaaggtGCCATGTGTTATATGAACATAAGATAAATTCTGAAGAAATCTGAGTAACGAGTAAAAGCATGAAAGCAAAATCATCAAATCTGTGGCTGCAAATGCAGAACTCCATTCCTCCACTAATTTCATATTTGTCCAAAGCAACACTATAGGCTCACCTTCATCCCACCCATGGCAGAGCCAATCAACACGCCACACCTCGCTTTATTTATTTCATCCATGACATCTTCTGTAATTCCTCCATCAGCCAAGGCTTTCTTTCCCGCTGTTAGCATGTAAAGCATGAACTTGTCCATTCTTTTGGAAAGTTTAGGTGCAACCCAGCCGTCTGTGGAGAAAGCCTTGATCTCTCCAGCAATTTTCTGCAGTTAAAATGCATACAGTCAAAAGATATATGGCGAACCCAGAAGACTAAAAATGAGATCACGATAAAACCATACTGTTGGAAACTGGGAACAATCAAAAGCTTCTATCTCACTAACGCCACTGACACCCTCAAGCAGGTTATTGTAGAACACATCTGGGTCATTACCAAGTGGTGTCTCCAAACCCAAACCTGTCACTACCACTCGCCTATGCTTGGTTGAAGGTTTCTTGTTGGGCACAACTTCATTGGCAGGTTGCATGGCTACAGCCATTACTTCTATAATTTACATAACAAAGAAAGATCAATAATCTACCGTGGGACCAATCAAAGGTATCAACattatgaaataaattgaaatccACAGGAAATTTTTGTCACATGCATGATTCTCATATATCAGGCCAAACAATATGAAATACCTTTTGGTACCTCATCAGTTCGGTAAGTAACAACCATTAAAATTGAAAGCGGCAAACCTAACCTTACCCAACCTCACCGACCATAGAAAAACTAGACAAAGCTACACGAATTACCCACATTCAGAAAACGAAATACAAGAAAAGCATGGGTCGGCGTTTGTGATTTGAAAAATCGAACGATCAAAAGTACTCACATATCATTGAAAAACAACGATTCAATCAGTTTCCTCGTGCTATAAAGATTCCACGAATTACCAAATCCAAGGAAGTTACAGACTTACTTGCGATTGTGAACAAGTTTACAGAGAAAAAAAGGGCAAGAAAAACATTAGTCTAATAAAACCAATCACAAGCAcgcctaaattaaaattgaaagtaATCAATCGACTAacctaaattaattaaattaaattaaaaaatagccGCCTAAACAAATATTACGCACCGCATCAACAGCCAATCTACACACCCAGGCAAAATataacataacataaaaatCACCGGAATGGGAATCGCAGGGCTCGAAAGCTAAGAAAGAAGTCATGATACCTCGAATGCCATAGAACTGCGGCGCGCACTTGGCGAGGACCATCTTCCTCCTACGGGACGCCCATCTGCTGAGACGCGAATGCGGCGCCATAGAGATCATCGAAACGGAAGAGTCATTTTCAAAAGCAACTGACATGCATGCCTCCATCATCCACGAACACACCGCCGATGAAGCAGCCGCCATCCTCAACAGCTCACCTTCAAACAGTACAAACACACGTATATCCGTATCTACAACCACAAAAACGAAAAAACCCAACAACGATCGATTTCCTCGCAAATAAAATTCGAATCAGCTAGAGTGGAGTTTATCCATCCGTCCGCGGCTTCACATTACCGTGGGTGAAATTAACGAGAAAGCCAGTTTCAATTGATTGAATCTGAGCGGAGAGAGAGAAATATGAGGAAATGGAATAGGATGCGACATCTGTGTATATTATAATCTCACTCGGTCTTTTCTTCAGCCCacatttatacatatatatatatacatatatattataatatatatatatatatatatgtataaatgaGCAGCTCAGCAATCCTTCACCATAAAAAATGGTTGATAACTTACACAATCTTTCTATTggttataattaattattgatcAAAGAGGGACCaaagtttgagtttgaatctcATAACTTTATTGAATAGAGTTGCATATATTTCAAGACATAATAAATAGGTGTCCAATAAAGTGGAATAACGTAAGAAACCAATCAAGGAATGTTGACTTTTCAAAtcgtaattaaatattatttaattcttaTTTCGAgtcattactttttatttaccAGGTACTTGTGTGTACTTTGGTGGAGTGGTGAAAACTGAAAAGGTCAAGCATTTAATTGATATGATATTTCACTGCCCAATACAGGGGGGGTTGGACGAGAAAGGTGATTCACTGCTTTGTTTACAACCAGTTGAGATAGATAACCTGGAGGCCCTGGAGATGCAAGGGGTAATGCTAACAGAGAGCATTCCCTTCTCAAACTGCTTGGTAGCGTCCCTTTATACAAATATTAATCACCAGGACAAGAAGTTTGTTTCGATAGACATGCACCTGTTGCTGGTAACCTTGCAGAGAGCATTAGAATCCTATATTTCTTCAGAGGTATGCCAATTTCTTTTGACAGTGTAATAATGCATCTTCCTTGAAGCCCTGGCCACTACATGTGTTTTTCATTACAAAATCTTGATTTCTCAAGGCTGGATATCCGGGGGAAGTCTCAGGTTTTATTGTAAGCTTTGTTGACTTTAACTATTGGTTCATGTGGTCAAAACATTGTCCAGAGTAAAATGAGGATGAAAGTCCTGAGAATGTAATACCAATACTGAAGAAAACATAGGAAAAAGTCAGCCCAAAACCAGTGTACCTGGCGCTATGTACTATTATAGTTCAATTATATCTTATATCGAAGGTATTTTGGGAGCGCGACTAAATTGATAGCAACTTCAATTCAAATTTTCCATTACTTAGGCTTCATCAACAACAGAGCCTTGCTTATTTCTTCAAAACATAGAAGTTCTCAGTCTTGTCACCTATTGATTTGAGGGAAGAATCAcactttcaaatatatattttttttcaaaaaagaagTCATTAAACTTCTCTCATAATGAGATTGCCGCCCTCAAAATTCTTTAAGGCCTCTACTTTGCAATTTTCACACATCTGACAAAGAAAGTGCGCCACACAACTTGACAGGAGCAAGAACTTTGAATATCACACGAGAAT
Proteins encoded:
- the LOC140959030 gene encoding 3-oxoacyl-[acyl-carrier-protein] synthase II, chloroplastic-like isoform X2; the protein is MAAASSAVCSWMMEACMSVAFENDSSVSMISMAPHSRLSRWASRRRKMVLAKCAPQFYGIREVMAVAMQPANEVVPNKKPSTKHRRVVVTGLGLETPLGNDPDVFYNNLLEGVSGVSEIEAFDCSQFPTKIAGEIKAFSTDGWVAPKLSKRMDKFMLYMLTAGKKALADGGITEDVMDEINKARCGVLIGSAMGGMKVFNDAIEALRISYRKMNPFCVPFATTNMGSAMLAMDLGWMGPNYSISTACATSNFCILNAANHIIRGEADMMLCGGSDAAIIPIGLGGFVACRALSQRNADPSKASRPWDSNRDGFVMGEGAGVLLLEELEHAKKRGATIYAEFLGGSFTCDAYHMTEPHPEGTGVILCIEKALAQSGIPREDVNYINAHATSTPAGDLKEYQALIHCFGHNPELRVNSTKSMVGHLLGAAGAVEAVATVKAIRTGWVHPNINLENPDDGVDTNVLVGPTKEKLDIKVALSNSFGFGGQNSSILFSPYK
- the LOC140959030 gene encoding 3-oxoacyl-[acyl-carrier-protein] synthase II, chloroplastic-like isoform X1, yielding MAAASSAVCSWMMEACMSVAFENDSSVSMISMAPHSRLSRWASRRRKMVLAKCAPQFYGIRGIMTSFLAFEPCDSHSEVMAVAMQPANEVVPNKKPSTKHRRVVVTGLGLETPLGNDPDVFYNNLLEGVSGVSEIEAFDCSQFPTKIAGEIKAFSTDGWVAPKLSKRMDKFMLYMLTAGKKALADGGITEDVMDEINKARCGVLIGSAMGGMKVFNDAIEALRISYRKMNPFCVPFATTNMGSAMLAMDLGWMGPNYSISTACATSNFCILNAANHIIRGEADMMLCGGSDAAIIPIGLGGFVACRALSQRNADPSKASRPWDSNRDGFVMGEGAGVLLLEELEHAKKRGATIYAEFLGGSFTCDAYHMTEPHPEGTGVILCIEKALAQSGIPREDVNYINAHATSTPAGDLKEYQALIHCFGHNPELRVNSTKSMVGHLLGAAGAVEAVATVKAIRTGWVHPNINLENPDDGVDTNVLVGPTKEKLDIKVALSNSFGFGGQNSSILFSPYK
- the LOC140959030 gene encoding 3-oxoacyl-[acyl-carrier-protein] synthase II, chloroplastic-like isoform X3, coding for MAVAMQPANEVVPNKKPSTKHRRVVVTGLGLETPLGNDPDVFYNNLLEGVSGVSEIEAFDCSQFPTKIAGEIKAFSTDGWVAPKLSKRMDKFMLYMLTAGKKALADGGITEDVMDEINKARCGVLIGSAMGGMKVFNDAIEALRISYRKMNPFCVPFATTNMGSAMLAMDLGWMGPNYSISTACATSNFCILNAANHIIRGEADMMLCGGSDAAIIPIGLGGFVACRALSQRNADPSKASRPWDSNRDGFVMGEGAGVLLLEELEHAKKRGATIYAEFLGGSFTCDAYHMTEPHPEGTGVILCIEKALAQSGIPREDVNYINAHATSTPAGDLKEYQALIHCFGHNPELRVNSTKSMVGHLLGAAGAVEAVATVKAIRTGWVHPNINLENPDDGVDTNVLVGPTKEKLDIKVALSNSFGFGGQNSSILFSPYK